Genomic DNA from Equus quagga isolate Etosha38 chromosome 10, UCLA_HA_Equagga_1.0, whole genome shotgun sequence:
TAAGACCACCAAGAAGACCTTCCTTCCTGCTCAGCACTGATCATCAGAAATTTTGGGGTGTTGTTGTTGagtctcttttcttgtgatttgcTTCTATcataaaaatggaagagaaaagtaaattcCAGCTACTTTGGCATTCTGGTAATTGAGATTTTTACACtgttggtatttattttttaacctctaAATATTAGGTCattcttcatcatttttcttcctgaacCCATTAGACAccatatatcatattatatttaGTCTGAATTGAATTATAGACGCTTCAAAAATCCCCACCATTGGCTGAAAATGAACACATCAAAGAAAATGCATAAGAGAAAGCTTGCTATCTCTTCTTTCCATGGCTCTGGacaaatgtaatataaatttgaatttcagtctATCCTAAAACCTACAGAGACTCTACACCTCAATCAGTATGGGTATGATCTCTACAGAAAGGGCTTCACAGTTTAAGAAAATCCTCTACATGAAAACCTGGATCTGATAAGTTAGAGAttcattacttcatttaaaaaggattcaactcagggccagcccactggcccagtggttaagttcacacgctccacttgggcagcccagggttcaccagttcagatcccgggtgcagcccTGCAcgccatttgtcaagccatgctgtggcagtgtcccacatataaaatagaggaagatgggcacagatgttacctcagggccattcttcctcaccaaaaagaggaggattggcagtggatggtagctcagggctaatcttcctcaaaaaaaaaaaaaaggattcaacTTAGAAGGAAGTCAGATACAAAAAAGTACGTACtgcatgatcccatttatatgaaggtcaagaaaaggcaaagctaaTCTCTAGTGATGGAAAACAAATCAGTGGTTACCTAGGTCCAGGGTGATGATGGCATTGCACAGAGGGGCAAAGGGAACATTTTGGGGTAATGGAAATGCTCCACTTAGATTGTTTTGGTGGTTTTATAGGTATATACATCTATCAatactcatcaaattgtacacttaaagtAGGTGCAGTTTATTGGATAtaatttattgtatgtcaataaagttgtttataaaaGATTTACGTAGGAGtcattaaaataagattttattaagtattatttattgaaccttaaaataagatttaaaatctGATTGATTACACAAATGAAAAAGCCTACCTGTGAATTTTTTCAAGGTGGGATGTGAGTGAAATATGATCAATGCAAAAGCTTTTTAACAGGTGAAGAGGTGATTTCAAtgtattttagttaataattagCATTTATACAAGAATGATATCTATTAATGTGGAATATACCAACAGTAAAACAGATTTAATTATTAGTTCAGATTATCTCAAATAAATCTTAAGtgtttttttagaacagtttcctAATCTGGCCCTTCCAAAGTAGATAGCATCGGACACAGTGATAACATAATAGCTCATTCAAAGCTAAATTGTACATCACCTATGATGTGAACATTTTGTATTCACTGAAGGAAAACTGTATTTGGAATTGTTTGCCTGTacattatttttcacttaaaaatggattatttaaaaaatttgttatgCTCAGATATTGAGTAGCAGGGCGGTTCCTTGGGAAATCTAATGTGATAAATGAAGCATTAATTTTAAGACCTAGTTTTAAATGCTATGTGCCAATTAATATGTACCCTTTACATTTTCTCCTCTGCAATTTTCAAGGAACTTCTTTCTAATCTATGAGATAATGCTGGTGAATTCTTTTCTTAGTGGTCAATGTGAAACTGAATAGGGAAGCCCCGACAACTAATCCTAGAAAATAATATTGAATCCAATTAATGCCACCTAATCAAGTGTGCATGTGGAATGTAACAAAGAGTagctaaaaatagagaaataaaattttctgaaatatgaCACAGGTGGTGGTGTAAAACACTTTCAACTGGGTGAGAAATCACACAGCTTATCATTAGTTATGCTTACATGTTAGTACAATTGTAAGTACTCTATACTGGTAATACAGGAACTCTTGCATTTATTTAGCAGTTATCTTGACCTGTTTATTTTGGATGGTTGGTAGGAACACCTTGTTAGAAGAGGGTTGGTCAGAACggagggaggtggtgggagaCTGGTTAGGTCAACTAAATTCCAAATGCCAGTAACGGGTTCCTTAGTAACGACTACTGTACTTATGTTACCAGCCTACTTCttattccctctcttttcctcgTCACAAAAGGGTTCAACTACAATCCCGGGCTCTGGCTCCGTCTCTGGCTCCGGCTCCGGCTCTGGCTCCAGATGGATCTCAATCTCAGGCACAGGGACAAGCTCAGGTCCTGCGGTAGCCTCCGGGGCAGGCTCTGGGATAGGCTCAGGCTCAGGGATAGGCTCATGATCCAGCCCCAGGATGGTATCAGGGTCAGTCTCATGGGTGGAAACTGGCAGAGTCGCTTCTAGTTGGACAGCATCTTCATTTGGCATTGTTTCACACTCTGTGCTTTGGTTTATCATTCTCATTGGTCTGCAGGAAGAAGGCCCAGGGAAGAACAAGTTAGGGTTTGACATTTCATGTAGAGCCATAGACTCTGTAGCTTCAGTGATCATAGGTCCCAGTCTGTTCAGGACCTCTGTGATTTCTGATATTCTGACTCACTGTCAGACCGCATGCCTCCATTTTGGGTGCAGAAAGGTTAGGTCTCGACAATATGATAAGAGTTCGAGAGAGACAAACCAGTGTATAAAAGGTGAGAAAACTGATGTCAGGATGAAAGGGTCTAAAGATCTAATAAGGTCTTTGAGGGCCAAATCCATGGCTCTGGCGCATCTCTAACTCCCACTCTATCTAACACAATACTTGGCACCTGATTAGTACCCAATACATGGTTGTGGAAGCATAGAAATGGAGGGATGAACAAATGGATGAGTGTGATATAcgttcaagaagaaatagagtggTCAAGAGCATGGGCTCCAGGAAGGGCTGCATTCTGACTTCCGTGGGCCCTAGGTACTTTTGCCTCTCTGGGCACCTCGttccataaaaaatattaaaaattctattttatgacTGTGTTGGTAGAAAGACAAGTATATTATTAtgatatattaaaacattttcttagacCTAAAAGGGTCATCGTGGCAGTTAAATGAGTTGATATACATATAGTGCTTAGAACAGTCTGGCACACAGCGCTCAGTTAATGGTAACCATCATCATTTTATGAAAGCAGTGAGAGTGAGCAGAAAGATACCTTTGATATCTGATGCTAGAAAGGAGTGCTTAGGAAGAGCTGACTGAAAGAGCTATGCCTGAGAAATGGCTGTATTCAAgtgaagacaaacaaaataaggTCTTACTCAAGTTCTGGGTTGGttttagaatttctcttcctctccttcccctttccctttgCCTTTGCCTTGCTCCTTGTGAAGCACACAATAGAGGTGATAATGGCAGCACCTACAAGGGTACCCACCAAGGCCCCAACAATGATTCCAACTTCTGGATCTGGAGGATACAAGCAACTGGTTAGTAAAGTGGAACATATTGCCTGCCTCATACATGTGTATTTGTGACCAGTGGGGAatatttgaagcatttttatagtGGGAGAGTGACTTGTATAGGTTGGGAGCATGGAAACCTCTAAAACTCTGCCAGTGGACTCATATTGGGAGAAGAAAGATGACTGGCTCAATTATGTAGCCTAGCTATTCACATTTACACACATAAAGAAGTTTGCCAACTTGGGGGAGGTGGGGTTGCTTTTGAAATGGGGTTTAGAGAAGTGAGTCTTCAGTGGACATTTGCTTGGTCAGTGAAAGAGATACCTTAGAACTGCAATCTGGACACCAGAGAAACAACCTCTGTTCTAGGCAGGAACATTTTGCCAGGCTTTCCCAGACCATAGGTGAAGTAGATCCCTAAAAACCTTCTCTCCCACAGACTCCGTGCTCACCAAGGAGCCTCATGCATTCTGGCCACTGGAAAGGGATACGCCCACTTCCGTAAACAGGCATCTGGTTTGTTAGATCAGTCTATGGAGAAACTTAATGAGTGCGAGATGATCCAGCTGAGACCAGACCTTCAAGCGCTGAGATATTGTCCCTGAGAGATCATGTCTGGGGTCCAGGTTGGCCCAtccccacccacttcccctcaCATAAGGATGGATATCTTATATTTTGAGAGTACTTGGATTGCCTGATTATTATTTGAACTTTTTATGATTAAAGGAATACATGTGCGTAATTTAGAAAGTCAAACAGTTTTACTAGACTTCTAATAAAAAAACAGCAGTCCCTTTCCCCGCTCTCCCCCATCTCTGAGTCCCGTTCACTAGAGGCAACCACTCTTaactcttgttttttaatcctctgGTATTTGCCCCCATGTTTCTATTATACTTGTTCTAATATGTCCTGCCTTTTCCAATTTTCGTCATTTTCCATTGACTTCCTACTCTGGAAGTTGAAGATTTAACTCTTACACCACCCCCTCACACCCCGCCACATTCTCCTAATAAAGTTAGAATGCAAGTCATAGTTAAATCAAAGTTTGCAGTATTATGACGATCTAAATATTGTTCACAGCTGCAGAACGTAGTATATATTATGATTCTTTCTTggacagcatttaaaaatattccccgAGGCTAATAATTGCctcatttggggatttttttttttttggatatattATCACTAATCCCGCAAATGTCCAGCAAAACTGTTAAACTTGTTTCAGTAGATTTAAACACGTCAAATAAACTATTGGTTTCTTatgggcttttttttcccctggagacATCCCTCTGGAgtcctccatcctcctccctcaGCACGAGCTGGTTGCCCTCCTAAGCCCGCTGTTCTGCTGTCATCCTTCAACTTCCTTTCACcttcatccctattttacagataaagaaacaggctTGGCAAGTTCCTTCAAGATCCAGCTCAAATAGCACTTCATTGGTAAAGCTGGCCTTGGTTCTATAAGCatcatcaattatttctttgttgGTGTCCTGTAGACCCTGTGCAGACCTCTATTAGAGCATTTAACACATTTTACTGTTTGTCCCTCTAGctaaactgtgagctccttgagtgTAAGACATATATCTTATTAATCTCTATATCTCCATCACCTCCGACAGTCCCTGGCATATGGTGGATATTCAATGAATGtttgaggaagggaaggagggaggcagagaggacgGAGGAAGCTAAATGCCAAAATCATTGGAAAGAGAATTCAAAGGAAGCAAGGCTCAAGTGCAAATTCTAGGAGTCTCTACATCTGCAGCATGACCGTACTTCCGGAAAAGCAAAAAGGGATTGGGGaagatttagagaaaaaggacagaaatgaTCAAAGGACTTGGGGTAGAATGGGACCACAGAAAAGGACAGACCAAAAAGATGGGGTTTCTTTCCTTTGAATAGAAAATAGCTGAAAGAAATATGAGAATGAAGGAGCAACCTGGAGTTGGAAAATGTTTGATTCagaacaaacaaaaggaagaaagctcAGCTTCATAGGAGAGCAATGATCCAATGAAACTGGTCCCCCCGGATATGGTATATAATAAAACCACAGATTCAAAGtaagttagaaaaaaatgaatagatgaCATGATCCTAAATGTTACTAAGTGATCCTTGAGAGGTGTGGCAAGATATCCCTTGTGAGATCTTGCCCCTGATTGGCCCAATTTGACAATTCCAGGCCCTCCAGTCTATGCTCAGTAACTAAGCACCTTTGAACCGGAAGGTTGAGATTTAGAAGCATTCTGGCTCTGCTAGTTACTAAAtggatgaccttgagcaagtcacttacctccctgagcttcactttcctttTCAGTAAAATAAGGCTAACAATATATTCTGCCTCCTAGACAGACAGGGTGGTTTTAGGACTGAGTAAGATAATGCTCACAGCACTCAGCCAAGTGTCTGGCACATCTTTTGTGCTCCACAAATATCAGCTACTGTGACTGTATGTATGagtgttattattactactattattagaGGCAGATCTTAACACATTAGTTAACAACTGGAAAGTTTGTGAGCTCCATGTTTGACATAGATTGCTGCATACAGATGCTGGATTTACCAACAGCATCATAAAGAAAATTCAGCCTGGTACTATCAATGAGgctgttgttttatttattaaatagtaaTACCTACTTCCTAGAGATTTTGTGAAGgttaaacaaattaatttttttaaacaatttaggGCAATGTGTGGCaaatattacatattatgtaAGCATTCGATATTAGAATGGTCATTCATCATATCAACCTATACATAAAGCACAAAAATCTCCAGAGAGACAGGAGGATTAACCAGGAATCCTAATTAATTTACTTGGCTGGCAGGCCAGGATACTTGACTTAAGGAGAAACTGTCTAAGTTGTATGATCAACTCACGTGAAGAAGTTAGATCAATTTCACAGGAACTATTGCCAAGGATGTTGATAGCGGTGCACTGGTAATAACCTTGTTCAAAATTGGTCAGATTTCCAATGACTAAAATTCCAGTGGCTGGGTCTGTCAAAACGAAGAAATAGACTGAAATCTTTTATGTTGGTACAAAACATGTTGATGTAGTAGATCATTCAGTGCCCACCCACCTCCTTACATTGGCTTCCCTTTCTTGAGATGTCCAGGGTCCAACTAGACCCCTTGAGACTGTTCCATAGGTCGCCCATGTGGGACTATGCCTATTCCCTCCATACCCACCACCTCTGAGCCAAAAACAGGCTTGACTTGTAGAAGTCAGGGAGAAGACCAGACCACAATCATCTTGTTGGGAGCTAGACTTCTTTTTTCATCCCCCTCccagaaaaatagaagattgaGCTCTAAGGACGAGCAGCCAGCCACACACACATACCGTCAGACCCACACCAGGTCTTGCCAGGGGCTGCTGAGGGATATACTTACTGAAGCTTTCTTTCACTGGGACGATGTCTCTTCCTTCAAGTCTATACCAGTAGTACACAGGGGAAGGCGTTCCAAGCACGGAGAGACAAGAAAGAGATATAGGATGGCCAGTTTCTGGTATTCCCTGGATGCTGCAAAAGGGCTTAGAAGGTTTGACTGTAAGGCAATGACAAAGAGTAAAAAATACTGCATAATGAATGGCAGTCTGTAAGAACTGTAGTCACTTCCTCACTTTCATTTTGTAGAATGTGTGCTTattcaaaaaaaaccacaaaactttaaaaacttattttgacAGTTTTCTGATTGTACCACCAGGTGGGAGTAGAGCACTTCAGGTGCAAGGACCTTCCAGTCACCAGGCTATTGAGATTCTAGTGGCATCTCTtctgtctgcctcctccccagagtCATAACCATGAATTTCTGCATTGTCTTAAAATATGCTTTTCATAAAAACAGCCAAATGTAAGCAAACACTAAATGACTAGAAACATAGTTTGTACTTTTCAAGcacagttttaaaggaaaatagaacccttaaatactttgagataaactgttatttattcttttaaaaaatttgttttattcatgccatatttttcttttcctttacggGTCATTTTCTGGCATTTATTCTTCTGGGGGTGACACAAAGATTGGAGGGTTGGAATTTGCCTGTCTCCCTCATCAGTAGGGGAAGACCAATTTGAAGAGGGTGTGCTACACCACGCTGAAATCTTTGTTCATCTTTCACTCCACAAGTGTTAATTTGAGTGCCTTCGGTATTCCCAGCACTGCACCAGGCATCAGAAATTGAAAAGTAATTctgcagtggggtgggggagtggtgagagatgaggctAGAGAGCAGCAAAGGCAGTAGCTGGGAGACTTTGCATTTCACGTATTTAATACTGACAGCAGGAGGACATCAGCAGGCATTTAAGTAGGGGAGGGACAATTGTCACTGAAATGTTTGAGATGGATAGCTCTGACACCAGGGGTGCCTGaaccaagagagagaaggagacagagtcAAGAGGTATTCAGGAAGTAGAATGGACAGGACTTGGTGACCAAATAGATAAGTAGTTTGTGAAGAGGGTGCGGTCAatgatgactcccaggtttctgattTGGACAGCTAAGTACATAATTTTGCCATCCCCTGAGTTAAAGcacacaggaggaggagcaggtttgcaggaaggagtgaggaggaggatggggcgATGATAAGGTCAGTTTGGGACATACTGAGTTTTAGCTGCTTATCAAACATGTCAGTGGAGAAGTCCTGTGGGAAACTGAGAATCTGATCTCCTCATTCATCTTATTGCTCACAGCTTATTCTAACCCTAGTCTTACAGATAATGATCTGGATTTTGATACTTACCAACTCACCTTATCTTAATTTGGATATATAACCCTCCAAAGGCGTAGGTTCTCTAACCTAGGCTGGTTATACCTCAAATACTCTGGACTGCCCAGCCCTCCAGCTCTCACTAGGGAGGCAGAATTTAAGAGCACAAATCTGGATTCACACAGTACTGGCTCTGCAACTTTCCCCTAGATGTGTTTAGGCAAGTCATCTAACGTAACGAACTTCAGTTGACTCATCGGTAAAACGTGAACAAGAGATTATCTGCCTTCCAACTAATCCAAATAcattgaatttatataaataaaataacgtCTATAGTGCCTTGCACAGGGAATTGCTGTTGGCCACAGGTGGGACTAATTCCTGCTACCACATTTTATAGCTTGCTACTGAAGTTAACCTTCCAGGCTCGTACTCTAAGCCATTGTACACATGAGCGAGAAGACAGATGGATATAGCCGTAGCTCTTTTAAATACTTCATCACCCCTATCTTTTAAACAGGtgtcttttaattaaaagtatttttctatctagctctttattctctcttccttacCATTGATTTCCTCAGATGGCGACAACTCGTCAGATTTGCCTACTCTAAACTAGGCTATTTAACTGGAAGTCCATTGCAACTCTCAGTAGATTTAgatattgcctttttaaaaacattggtaATTTTATAGCCTTAACAGCAGAATAGAGcacttttaacaaaaaattaaatgggTGTGTTTCATCACAAAGTCGGACACCAGGAGTTGCACTAAGTGATAGACAAAAACCTGGAATGACTTGCATTCATTTCTTGAGCCCAAAATCAAACCCAGATAggcatttatttttgctgaacacatttttctccttttattttttaacaaaacactGAGTGAATCACTTTGAGCCACATCCCAAAcctatatattttctaaaagtgcTGAATCAGGATTGAATTGACATTTCATCCAGTTACAGCCCCCAGTAGAACTTGGATGTTTCACTGGCAAAGCCACTGATCTACCATTTAGCTTTATTGCTTTCAGCAGaattggggtgggaggaagaggctcacctcaaaaaataaatgaaaatgcttcAGTGTGTTCTCAAACCTTCTctaaattcatcattttctttttatgtgccAAATTGCAGAAAGAAGATGATGCTCATTTCAAAtgcatacaaaataatttttcaaacttCTACTGGGTATTTTTCAGAGATTCATTTCCAAGGCTGTCATACCTAATGGAAGTCTCAAATAAATGGTTGTCCAAATCAGCTGGGCCTTTGCTCATTGCTGTTTCCTTTACCTAAATCGTGCCCTACCACACCAGCCCCTCTTCTGCCTGACACACTCTTGCACATCCTTCAACATTCAGTGCAAAAGTtactttctccaggaagccttctccagTTCCCCCTGCAGAACTTTTAGTCCTTTTCCCTGTGATCTCCCAGCTGTCCTCTCCTACCTCCACTGCAAGCTTTTATGCTATATATCTGCCTCCCTAACTAGACCCTGAACTTTTGGAGGGCTGAGAACCTGTCTTTTACATCTTTCCATCTCCATTGCATAGAACAGTAACTGGACACATGTTCAGAGTTTGTCGATGAATTTATGCAGGAACAAGTGAATGCATGGGATCAATGTCCATCACTGGGTAATGAAATGTCTCTGAAAGAGGCATTGCTAGGAAGAGTGATCTTTAAGGAAATATCAACACCTGTCCCCCCAATTGGCATTCCTTACCCACCTTCCCCCACCATGCCCCACCCCTCCGTCAGGGCAAGCAGAACAGGCAATCATATGTAATGGAATTTGATAACTGCAAACAGCTTCTGCaagttttagagaaaattatCAGTCTCAAAATTTCCAGAAAGCATAAATTTGTAGAACGCCTTTGTTCTTAGcccaattaataaaaatagaatttttgagagttccaaaacaaacaaggaaatccAAAGTCTTACCTTGTCTGGATCCTGGATGCTTAAGGCAAAGTCATGACACAGTAATTGCAGAAAAAAACTGACCCAAAGACTCATAAGTAAGAACCATTCAGAGAGGAAATAACCCTCAACTTCTTATGGAAGTTGATTAGGGATTCTCTGAACTTTAAACTTCAGAATATTAACCTTCTTATCTAACTTTATCTCAGGGCTATTTCCAAGCTTGGAGATAAACAGGCTTGGCTTctttaggttgtttctagttaGGACAACCCGGAGCCAGGGAGCATCAGAAAACCGTTAGAGGACTAATCCCTCAAATTCTTTGAACATTGAATCTCCAGTATATCATTTGATGCTCATAAGAAACCTGTAAAGACAGGGCAGGAATTACAACCCCATCTTAAAATGGCCAGAAAAAGGTGGACTGACAGGGCTGAGGCCACTGAGTAGCAGAATAAGAGCTAGAACctaggtcttctgactcccagcCTGATGTGTTAGCATCTATACCACACCATTTAGTTCTCATGTATATGATGAGTCTTCCAAACTGGAACATCAACTCTCCCAGGAAGGGGCTTATGTAGACTTCTCTTGTCTTTCCCTGTACTCCAATGCCTAGAACATGgctcagcaaaataaaaacatgattgaGCTACCCTGCTCTTAAAAATCAGCTGTTggttgccttctctcttttctaggtGGGTAAATGCagtacaaacctcacagtaaatAGCTGGGTCATTTTTGGCATCACCCGGATGGCAAGCTCAGACAACTCTGGACAGTTCTCCTTGGTGTGTACCTTGTTACCAATTGCTACTTTTCCACACTACTCAATTATCAAGTCACTGGTTTGATCTAGTTCCTCCTTTCCTGTGATGAATGTACACAGCTCTAAAAGGAGCAGTGACTAGACCAGCTCCATTTGAGGTTGCTTAGAAGtgggagacatggtattcaaaaagatactgctaagaccaatgtcaaagagcgtactgcctacgttttcttctaggaattttatggtttcaggtcttacattcaagtctttaatccattttgagttaatttttgtgtatgatgtaagacaatggtctactttcattctctgaagggagggcgaaaggggtaaaggggcacatatgtatggggATGGAGggaaactagacttttagtggtgaacacgatgcagtttatacagaagctgaaatataatgatatacgcctgaaatttacacaacgttagaaaccaatgtgacctcgatgaaataattttttaaaaaaagaagagagcccTTAGATCAACTGGTTAGTTGGTGTGGGTTGACAGCCCCTTCATCCCTTTCTTCAGTGCTTCTGAAGGTATGCAGACAGGACCTGCTGACCCTCTAGAGAGGAGTGAAACTCGCATTGTCCTCTCAGACAGAGATTGGAAGGAGCCCTAGAAATTGCCAAAATTGTGAACTCCCCAAGAGCAGAAACCGTGCCTCCATCAGTGTGAACCTCATGCCTCCTGGCACaaagtagacattcaataaatactgcATAAATGCACTACTCCAAATTCATCTGAAGAGCCGATATGACTTGCCTGATGTCACATAATgaatatttctatataaaaaaattaattctcaaTGCTTGCTTAACATGTGGTCCTTTCTCCAAATagcattaacatttttaaaagggacTCTTCTGCCTTTATTCAAAAGAATGATTTAATGGTGGGAATTGTGACTGGCTTAAGAGAGGTAATAAGCTGA
This window encodes:
- the VSIG1 gene encoding V-set and immunoglobulin domain-containing protein 1, whose protein sequence is MVFAFWKVFLILNCLAGQVTAVQVTIPDSFVNVTVGSDVTLICTYTTTVASRDKLSIQWSFFHKKQLQPVSHSPCLSTEGMEEKAVSQCLKMAHARDARGRCSWTSQIYYSEGGQAAAIGQFKGRIVGSNEPGNASITISHMQPADSGIYICDVNNPPDFVGTNQGILNVSVLVKPSKPFCSIQGIPETGHPISLSCLSVLGTPSPVYYWYRLEGRDIVPVKESFNPATGILVIGNLTNFEQGYYQCTAINILGNSSCEIDLTSSHPEVGIIVGALVGTLVGAAIITSIVCFTRSKAKAKGKGKERKRNSKTNPELEPMRMINQSTECETMPNEDAVQLEATLPVSTHETDPDTILGLDHEPIPEPEPIPEPAPEATAGPELVPVPEIEIHLEPEPEPEPETEPEPGIVVEPFCDEEKRGNKK